The following proteins are encoded in a genomic region of Nicotiana sylvestris chromosome 4, ASM39365v2, whole genome shotgun sequence:
- the LOC138889515 gene encoding uncharacterized protein: MTIPGQDYEAVTVEKAAKLELEKWLIVKESVLKQKSRLQWLKLGDSNTAYFRAYMKNRQARNNIGRITNSTGQILQSSTEVEEEILSFYRGLLGTTATQLPVVNPEMMQNGNTLNRRQQLQHIKSVTKEEVRQYIMDIDDNKVIGCDGYNLFFFKKTWHTLGEEVTTTVIEFFENADMCNSLFSQAFFGPKVLFLPIALLAKN, encoded by the coding sequence ATGACTATCCCAGGACAAGATTATGAGGCAGTAACCGTTGAAAAAGCTGCAAAGCTAGAATTGGAGAAGTGGTTGATAGTTAAGGAGAGTGTATTGAAACAAAAGTCAAGACTTCAGTGGCTTAAACTTGGGGATTCTAATACAGCATATTTTCGTGCTTACATGAAAAATAGGCAAGCAAGGAATAATATTGGCAGAATAACCAATAGCACTGGGCAAATCCTACAAAGTTCAACTGAAGTGGAGGAAGAAATACTAAGCTTCTACAGGGGACTGCTTGGTACTACTGCAACTCAATTGCCAGTAGTCAACCCAGAGATGATGCAGAATGGAAATACTTTAAATAGGAGACAACAACTGCAACATATAAAATCAGTTACCAAAGAGGAAGTGAGGCAATATATAATGGACATTGATGACAACAAAGTAATAGGGTGTGATGGCTATAACTTATTCTTCTTTAAAAAGACATGGCACACATTGGGTGAGGAAGTTACTACAACAGTTATAGAATTCTTCGAAAATGCTGATATGTGTAATAGCCTGTTTAGCCAAGctttttttgggccaaaagtgctttttttgccaatagcacttttggccaaaaattga